One segment of Paenibacillus sp. FSL R7-0337 DNA contains the following:
- a CDS encoding carbohydrate ABC transporter permease produces MTTLNWKPALRHVFMILFSFLMVYPIVWWIGASLKDSTELSSPGIFPSVPQWENFTKGWKSVPGHTFTDFYLNTFGLEIMVLIATLLSCTLVAFGFARLDFPLKKFWFSILMLTLMMPGQVLIIPQYALFHQLGWVNTYLPFVVPHLLAGGAGGSFFVFLLIQFIRGVPKELDESAKIDGCSWFGIFWRVVMPLAFPAVVTVTIFCFLWNWDDFLGHLLYINTVDKYTVGLALRMINDSQSAAEWGQLLAMSLVSIVPATLVFTFLQKYFVDGIATTGIKG; encoded by the coding sequence ATGACAACTTTGAATTGGAAGCCTGCACTCCGGCATGTGTTCATGATTCTCTTCAGCTTCCTCATGGTCTATCCGATTGTCTGGTGGATCGGGGCCTCACTGAAGGATAGCACCGAGCTGAGTTCACCGGGAATCTTCCCGTCCGTCCCGCAGTGGGAGAACTTCACCAAAGGCTGGAAATCGGTTCCCGGACATACATTCACTGATTTCTATCTTAACACCTTCGGCCTTGAGATTATGGTGCTGATCGCAACGCTGTTATCCTGCACGCTGGTTGCTTTCGGATTTGCAAGACTTGATTTTCCGCTGAAGAAATTCTGGTTCTCGATTCTAATGCTGACGCTGATGATGCCGGGCCAGGTGCTGATTATTCCCCAGTACGCCTTGTTCCATCAGCTGGGCTGGGTCAACACGTATTTGCCGTTTGTCGTTCCCCATCTGCTGGCGGGCGGGGCCGGCGGGAGCTTCTTCGTCTTCCTGCTGATCCAGTTCATCCGCGGCGTGCCCAAGGAGCTGGACGAATCGGCCAAAATCGACGGTTGCTCCTGGTTCGGGATTTTCTGGAGAGTGGTCATGCCGCTGGCCTTCCCGGCGGTTGTTACGGTGACGATCTTCTGCTTCCTGTGGAACTGGGATGACTTCCTGGGACATCTCCTGTACATCAACACGGTAGACAAGTACACGGTGGGTCTGGCGCTGCGCATGATCAATGACTCCCAGTCTGCAGCCGAGTGGGGCCAGCTTCTGGCCATGTCACTTGTCTCTATTGTTCCGGCAACGCTTGTGTTCACCTTCCTGCAAAAGTATTTCGTAGACGGGATTGCGACAACAGGCATAAAGGGATAA
- a CDS encoding sensor histidine kinase yields the protein MTNPFKKYRIDRLFFHSFAIIIILVIAVTAWTSYSNSSKALVQTTSHYQQRLLDELNNEITTRLDMIEQISLSTSRDNELTTFLSNRQDDFERYRKRISVESALGNLTYAIPLIQGIDLYMDQPMPSSGQSYIQFRNILDLDKQSWSKNLVKSDFAWSGEYSIPSVQGDIPVLSFARKIMNENDYLGVLVVHIKAKEIRALLTGNSSGSNRIMADSAGKQILSIGETLEQSEWSQWIDLKSNKSGYVHIPGDKDTGNTLLVYSRMDNSIWTLIEFTSWKQITASSLELAEWIGLIGIGAILLVLLLTHYLSRQFSKPIKQLVSAMKMYSVGGHKEELPSDYENEFGYLFSGYRKQTERIEELYLSLERRYEQQRKAEIEALQANINPHFLYNMLDQLNWMAIEAGQDELSRILELMGQMFRIGLSNGASFIMVSEELQHIQCYLEIQQLRWGDGLEYTIDVEQGIQESYLPKLTLQPFVENSIVHGFNKQRSGHVLISLTKVQETLQIRIDDNGAGLKQPEARPPGRHTGGYGIRNVRERIAGYFGNDYGVTLKEREEGGTRVEIVLPLLTEAPAQILTASLAAKEG from the coding sequence TTGACCAATCCTTTTAAAAAGTACAGGATCGACCGTCTTTTTTTTCACAGTTTTGCTATTATAATTATTCTGGTGATAGCGGTTACAGCTTGGACCAGCTACAGCAATTCCTCCAAAGCCCTTGTGCAGACCACCTCCCACTATCAGCAGCGGCTGCTGGATGAATTGAATAATGAAATTACCACCCGGCTGGATATGATCGAGCAGATCTCACTATCCACCTCACGGGACAACGAGCTGACGACCTTTCTATCGAACAGGCAGGATGATTTCGAGCGGTACCGAAAGCGTATAAGCGTTGAGAGTGCACTCGGCAATCTGACCTATGCCATTCCGTTAATCCAGGGGATTGACCTCTACATGGATCAGCCGATGCCGAGCAGCGGGCAGAGCTATATTCAGTTCCGCAATATTCTCGATCTGGATAAGCAGTCCTGGTCCAAGAATCTGGTGAAAAGCGATTTCGCCTGGTCGGGGGAATATTCCATTCCCAGTGTGCAGGGAGACATTCCGGTACTAAGCTTCGCCCGGAAAATCATGAACGAGAACGACTACCTGGGTGTGCTGGTCGTTCATATCAAGGCCAAGGAGATCCGTGCGCTACTGACCGGCAACTCCTCCGGGTCGAACCGGATCATGGCGGACAGCGCCGGCAAGCAGATTCTGAGCATCGGAGAGACGCTGGAGCAGAGCGAGTGGTCTCAATGGATCGACCTCAAGAGCAACAAATCCGGCTATGTTCACATTCCCGGCGATAAGGATACCGGAAATACGCTGCTGGTCTACTCCAGGATGGATAATTCCATCTGGACGCTGATTGAGTTCACCTCCTGGAAGCAGATTACGGCGAGCAGTCTGGAACTGGCGGAATGGATCGGGCTAATCGGGATTGGAGCGATTCTGCTGGTCCTGCTCCTGACGCATTATCTGAGCAGGCAATTCTCCAAGCCGATTAAGCAGCTTGTAAGCGCTATGAAAATGTATTCAGTTGGCGGGCACAAGGAAGAGCTGCCCAGCGACTATGAGAATGAATTCGGTTATTTATTCTCCGGCTACCGCAAGCAGACCGAGCGTATCGAGGAGCTGTACCTGTCGCTGGAGCGGCGGTATGAGCAGCAGCGCAAAGCGGAGATTGAGGCCTTGCAGGCCAATATCAATCCCCATTTTCTCTACAATATGCTGGACCAGCTCAACTGGATGGCCATTGAGGCCGGACAGGATGAGCTGAGCCGGATTCTGGAGCTGATGGGACAGATGTTCAGGATCGGCTTATCCAACGGGGCAAGCTTCATCATGGTATCGGAGGAATTGCAGCACATCCAGTGTTATCTCGAAATCCAGCAACTCCGCTGGGGTGATGGCCTGGAGTACACCATTGATGTTGAACAGGGGATTCAGGAGTCCTATCTTCCAAAGCTGACCCTGCAGCCGTTCGTGGAGAATTCAATTGTGCACGGCTTCAATAAGCAGCGCAGCGGACATGTCTTGATCTCCTTAACTAAGGTACAGGAGACGCTGCAGATTAGAATTGATGATAACGGGGCAGGCCTGAAGCAGCCGGAGGCGCGTCCGCCAGGGCGGCATACCGGCGGTTATGGCATACGGAATGTGCGGGAGCGGATTGCCGGATATTTCGGAAATGACTATGGGGTTACGCTGAAGGAACGTGAAGAGGGAGGGACACGGGTAGAGATTGTTCTGCCGCTGCTCACAGAGGCTCCGGCACAGATACTGACTGCTTCTCTCGCCGCGAAGGAAGGCTGA
- a CDS encoding response regulator transcription factor: MWKIAIVDDERQVLQGMKRAIPWEELGAEWAGEALNGEDGLAMIRATSPDIVITDIYMPVMSGLTMMEQLRNEGFKGKIIILSGYSDFEHARQALRLQVSDYVSKPISLPTLRTILHKVIAELLREQETVIRQGELELKMMLYEPFVEKEWVRSAAVGTLEPSYRNNSHLPPSYHYWLDGRHASIGIELIRDDRASSFSVSDWNLLRFAVSNIACEVTRKHYANMEYTELNSYRALLIIHPEAQCTQQLEELATRLVDSIHSYLRLMVRIGIGGLKDTWTKIPESTEEAFRAMDHGALRISPAYEVYCYRESHSSGQDRGVLFPVKFSYKLAAAMKASQEAEAQQLVYGYITELQAQQGVSANYVQMLGSELWGIITYSLYESGFVLDDLFTNDQIAQEIGNLAVPDQLASWLSAKITAICASRQWKGSSKHRQVVDFMTNYIHEHYAEELTLADLSDKVFISRNHLSIIFKNITGETFNNYLTRVRIEKARELLMERNMLVYEVAERVGYKNIPYFSTLFKKITGMNPTELIK; the protein is encoded by the coding sequence ATGTGGAAGATCGCTATTGTTGACGATGAAAGGCAGGTACTTCAGGGGATGAAGCGGGCGATTCCATGGGAGGAGCTGGGTGCGGAATGGGCCGGTGAGGCGCTTAACGGGGAAGACGGCCTGGCGATGATCCGCGCAACCAGCCCCGACATTGTAATCACGGATATCTATATGCCGGTGATGAGCGGCCTTACGATGATGGAGCAATTAAGGAACGAGGGCTTCAAGGGCAAAATTATAATACTAAGCGGATATTCAGACTTCGAGCATGCCAGACAAGCCCTCAGGCTTCAGGTCAGTGACTACGTCTCCAAGCCGATCAGTCTGCCTACGCTTAGAACGATCCTTCACAAGGTGATTGCAGAGCTGCTCCGAGAGCAGGAGACGGTGATCAGACAAGGTGAGCTGGAGCTGAAAATGATGCTGTACGAGCCTTTTGTCGAGAAGGAATGGGTCCGGTCCGCAGCGGTCGGTACCCTGGAGCCTTCGTACCGGAACAATTCCCATCTTCCGCCTTCGTATCATTACTGGCTCGACGGCAGGCATGCAAGCATCGGGATCGAGCTGATCCGCGATGACCGGGCCAGCTCCTTCTCGGTCTCGGACTGGAACCTGCTGCGCTTCGCGGTCAGTAACATTGCCTGTGAGGTCACGCGCAAGCATTACGCCAATATGGAATACACTGAGCTGAACAGCTATCGGGCCTTGCTGATTATTCACCCTGAAGCACAATGTACACAGCAGCTGGAAGAGCTGGCGACCCGGCTGGTCGATAGCATTCACTCCTATCTCCGATTGATGGTTCGTATCGGTATAGGTGGTCTGAAGGATACGTGGACGAAGATCCCCGAATCGACAGAGGAGGCCTTCCGTGCCATGGATCACGGGGCGTTACGGATTAGCCCGGCATATGAGGTATACTGCTACCGGGAGAGCCACAGCAGCGGGCAGGACCGGGGAGTCCTTTTCCCGGTGAAATTCTCCTACAAGCTGGCTGCTGCGATGAAGGCTTCACAAGAGGCAGAGGCACAGCAGCTTGTATACGGTTATATTACCGAGCTGCAGGCGCAGCAAGGGGTCTCCGCCAACTATGTGCAGATGCTCGGCAGCGAGCTATGGGGCATTATCACCTACTCCCTGTATGAGTCGGGCTTCGTACTCGATGATCTGTTCACCAATGACCAGATTGCCCAGGAGATTGGTAACCTGGCCGTACCCGACCAGCTGGCAAGCTGGTTGTCCGCCAAAATCACAGCGATCTGTGCCAGCCGTCAATGGAAGGGCAGCAGTAAGCACCGGCAGGTCGTGGATTTCATGACCAACTACATTCATGAGCATTACGCAGAGGAGCTTACGCTGGCTGATCTGTCGGATAAGGTGTTCATCTCCCGGAATCATTTGTCGATCATCTTCAAGAACATCACCGGGGAGACCTTCAATAACTACCTGACCCGGGTACGGATCGAGAAGGCCAGGGAACTATTAATGGAGCGTAATATGCTGGTCTATGAAGTGGCGGAGCGGGTAGGCTACAAGAACATTCCTTATTTCAGCACGCTATTCAAAAAGATTACCGGCATGAATCCCACCGAGCTGATCAAATGA
- a CDS encoding Gfo/Idh/MocA family oxidoreductase produces MPVSFSIIGGAGFRAQYYLRIARVLPDLFRIGGLVVRDRAQGLAIETEWGVQTYRSLDELLRSEDPDFAVVSVGGGAAMNYLYRLAETGLPALTETPPASSLEELEQLHKELTVHGASIQVAEQYPYHPVQEARLSLIRSGRLGRITETTVSVSHLYHGAALIRRMLGIGFEEAVIRGMRFDSSWVSGPTRSGPPAEDKLIPLHRDLAWLDFGDCLGIYDFTKDQHRSWTRSNHLNVRGERGEIFDNRVLIQQENLVPLQMELKRINRGELENAEGYYLQGIICGEQWLYTNPFAPARLYDDELAIASCLDKMALYAAGGPSFYGLEEASQDVYLGQMIEKAIESGEAIRTERMCWAEGK; encoded by the coding sequence ATGCCCGTTAGTTTCAGTATTATCGGCGGAGCCGGATTCCGCGCACAGTATTATCTACGAATTGCCCGGGTCTTGCCGGATTTGTTCCGGATTGGCGGCCTTGTGGTCAGAGACCGGGCCCAGGGACTGGCGATAGAAACAGAGTGGGGCGTTCAGACGTACCGCTCGCTTGACGAGCTGCTGCGGAGTGAGGACCCGGATTTCGCAGTGGTCTCTGTCGGCGGCGGGGCGGCAATGAACTATTTGTACAGGCTGGCAGAGACCGGCCTTCCAGCATTGACAGAGACACCGCCTGCCTCCAGTCTAGAAGAGCTGGAGCAGTTGCATAAGGAGCTGACCGTACACGGGGCCTCGATACAAGTCGCAGAGCAGTACCCGTATCATCCGGTTCAAGAGGCGCGGCTATCGCTGATCCGCTCAGGCAGGCTGGGCAGAATCACGGAGACGACAGTCTCCGTATCTCATTTGTATCACGGGGCAGCCCTGATCCGCAGGATGCTCGGCATCGGGTTCGAGGAGGCAGTCATCCGGGGGATGCGGTTCGACTCCAGCTGGGTTAGCGGCCCAACCCGCAGCGGCCCCCCGGCTGAAGACAAGCTGATTCCGCTGCACAGGGATCTGGCTTGGCTGGATTTCGGAGACTGCTTAGGCATTTATGATTTCACCAAGGACCAGCACCGTTCCTGGACGCGTTCGAATCATCTTAACGTGCGCGGAGAACGGGGAGAGATCTTCGACAACCGGGTGCTGATCCAGCAGGAGAACCTGGTGCCTCTGCAAATGGAGCTGAAGCGCATAAACCGTGGGGAACTGGAGAATGCCGAAGGCTATTACCTTCAGGGGATTATTTGCGGAGAGCAATGGCTCTATACCAATCCGTTCGCCCCAGCCCGGCTGTACGATGACGAGCTCGCCATTGCGTCCTGTCTGGACAAGATGGCCCTCTATGCCGCTGGCGGCCCCAGCTTCTACGGACTGGAGGAAGCCTCGCAGGATGTATACCTCGGCCAGATGATCGAGAAGGCCATTGAGTCCGGCGAAGCCATAAGAACAGAGCGGATGTGCTGGGCGGAGGGAAAGTAG
- a CDS encoding RAP domain-containing protein, with the protein MGFAEEHQRWLEYHKKRRAGERLDRLDRGHRHGEQMFVERVWWPIFGNLDDLHPEYEVADWRGRPYFVDFVWKPGQVKFAIEIKGYGPHVQNTDRTRYRQELNRETYLQIAGYRVIAIPYDDLESAPEQTISLLKALLTPCLLKQRAEGGRQYTRIERDILHMASRMNGMIRPVDVVKGLGINRRTATKHLTTLCDKGKFKPVLTPGSNRICRYELVQSMMDSEIW; encoded by the coding sequence ATGGGATTTGCTGAAGAGCATCAGAGATGGCTGGAGTATCACAAGAAACGCAGGGCAGGGGAACGACTGGACCGTCTGGACCGGGGGCACCGGCACGGCGAGCAGATGTTTGTGGAGCGGGTATGGTGGCCGATTTTCGGTAACCTGGATGATCTGCATCCCGAGTACGAGGTAGCAGACTGGCGGGGCAGGCCGTATTTTGTTGATTTTGTGTGGAAGCCGGGACAGGTTAAGTTCGCTATTGAGATCAAGGGATATGGACCGCATGTTCAGAATACGGACCGCACCCGCTACCGCCAGGAGCTGAACCGGGAGACGTATCTGCAGATTGCCGGATACCGCGTCATCGCCATCCCGTACGATGATCTGGAGTCCGCACCGGAGCAGACCATCTCCTTGCTGAAAGCTTTGTTAACCCCATGTTTGTTGAAACAGAGGGCTGAGGGCGGCCGCCAGTATACAAGGATAGAGCGCGACATACTGCACATGGCGAGCCGGATGAATGGGATGATACGGCCGGTGGATGTGGTGAAGGGGCTTGGGATCAATCGGAGGACGGCGACAAAGCATTTAACTACTCTATGTGACAAAGGTAAATTCAAACCAGTGTTGACACCCGGGAGTAACCGGATCTGCCGCTATGAGCTTGTTCAAAGTATGATGGATTCCGAGATATGGTAG
- a CDS encoding HAMP domain-containing sensor histidine kinase — translation MIRGRNRGLWWYFVSMVFVIILFFVFILSVLAYLYFRVGNNTIGHRNMFPPVLMMMLFSVVIGTTISIMVGKKILAPITDFSRAAKEIARGNFDIYLNESHRVDEISEVAHHFNLMVQELRSIETLRNDFVVNVSHEFKTPIAAIEGYAMLLQEENLSKAEHDEYTGMIIESSRQLSNLSGNILKISKLENQEMLSELAEYPLDEQLRQALLLLESLWSAKQLNLDIELDEQRYYGNEELMMQVWLNVLGNAIKFTPEGGTISVALHSDGTWISVVIADTGIGMTPKVRKHIFEKFYQGDPARSDGGNGLGLPLAARIISLSKGTIEVRSEPGQGSAFTIKLPGGGGAH, via the coding sequence ATGATCCGGGGGAGAAACCGAGGGCTATGGTGGTATTTCGTCTCGATGGTGTTCGTAATCATTCTGTTCTTTGTGTTTATTCTGTCTGTGCTGGCGTACCTGTATTTCCGGGTGGGGAATAATACGATTGGGCACCGCAATATGTTCCCGCCTGTGCTCATGATGATGCTGTTCAGCGTGGTCATCGGGACTACGATCAGTATTATGGTCGGCAAAAAGATCCTGGCCCCGATCACGGACTTCAGCCGCGCCGCCAAAGAGATTGCCAGAGGCAACTTCGACATCTATCTGAATGAGTCGCACCGTGTGGATGAGATCAGTGAAGTAGCGCATCACTTCAACCTTATGGTACAGGAGCTGCGCAGCATCGAGACCCTGCGCAATGACTTCGTCGTGAATGTGTCTCACGAATTCAAGACGCCTATTGCGGCGATTGAAGGGTACGCCATGCTGCTGCAGGAGGAGAATCTGAGCAAGGCGGAGCATGATGAATACACCGGAATGATTATCGAGAGCTCACGGCAGCTGTCCAATCTGTCCGGTAACATCCTCAAGATATCCAAGCTGGAGAACCAGGAGATGCTCTCAGAGCTGGCCGAATATCCGCTGGATGAGCAGCTCCGCCAGGCACTGCTGCTGCTGGAATCCCTCTGGTCAGCCAAGCAGCTGAACCTGGATATTGAGCTGGATGAGCAGCGGTATTATGGCAATGAAGAGCTGATGATGCAGGTGTGGCTTAATGTGCTCGGCAATGCGATCAAGTTCACGCCGGAGGGCGGAACGATCTCGGTCGCGCTGCACTCGGACGGGACCTGGATCTCGGTGGTTATCGCGGACACCGGCATCGGCATGACCCCGAAGGTGCGCAAGCACATCTTCGAGAAGTTCTACCAGGGCGACCCCGCCCGCTCCGACGGAGGCAACGGCCTCGGCCTGCCGCTGGCCGCGCGCATCATCAGCCTGAGCAAAGGCACCATTGAGGTGCGCAGCGAGCCGGGCCAGGGCTCAGCGTTCACGATCAAGCTGCCGGGGGGGGGCGGGGCGCATTAG
- a CDS encoding response regulator transcription factor — protein sequence MFTILVVEDDAKLRQLFCTVLTRQGYRAVPAMNGEDALEMLDKEYIDLMICDIMMPVMDGFELTRMLRDNNSQLPVLMVTARETFADKQQGFLVGIDDYMVKPVNVNEMILRVGALLRRAKIISERKIEWAETVLDYDTLTVIQGPESIVLPQKEFYLLYKMISYPNKIFTKQQLMDEIWGMDSESDEHTVVVHINRLRERFRDNPDFEIVTVRGLGYKAVKRG from the coding sequence ATGTTTACTATTCTTGTAGTGGAGGACGACGCCAAGCTGCGGCAGCTCTTCTGCACTGTACTGACCAGACAAGGCTACCGCGCGGTTCCGGCTATGAATGGCGAGGATGCGCTGGAGATGCTGGATAAGGAATATATCGATCTGATGATCTGCGATATTATGATGCCCGTGATGGACGGCTTCGAGCTGACACGGATGCTCCGGGACAACAATAGCCAGCTTCCGGTCCTGATGGTGACGGCGCGGGAGACTTTTGCCGATAAGCAGCAGGGCTTCCTCGTTGGCATCGATGATTATATGGTCAAGCCGGTCAATGTGAATGAGATGATCCTGCGTGTCGGGGCGCTGCTGCGCCGGGCCAAAATCATCAGTGAACGCAAAATCGAATGGGCAGAAACGGTGCTGGACTATGATACGTTAACCGTGATTCAAGGGCCTGAGAGTATCGTGCTGCCGCAGAAGGAATTCTATCTCCTCTATAAAATGATCTCGTATCCAAATAAAATATTCACCAAGCAGCAGCTCATGGATGAAATCTGGGGGATGGACTCCGAGTCGGATGAGCATACGGTGGTGGTCCACATTAACCGGCTGCGGGAGCGCTTCAGGGACAACCCGGATTTTGAGATTGTTACGGTCAGAGGGCTGGGCTATAAGGCGGTGAAGCGGGGATGA
- a CDS encoding ABC transporter ATP-binding protein/permease produces MLQLKNITKSYKTGEFTQVALDKVNLNFRESEFVAILGQSGSGKTTLLNIVGGLDQYDSGELIINGQSTERFKDSEWDAYRNNSVGFIFQSYNLISHLSITDNVEMGMTLSGVSSAEKHRKALEVLEKVGLKDHVHKKPNQLSGGQMQRVAIARALANNPDIILADEPTGALDSETSEQIMELIKTIAEDKLVIMVTHNPELAENYADRVIRFSDGHAISDSNPLATQKTSSAYKLKQTSMSFFTALKLSGKNIATKKWRTGLTAFASSIGIIGIALILSLSNGFDKQISSYETGALSNFPISINQTAVNLQNAGPPGKENTELTSYPTEKKLFPYDPTVNSAMHVNVLTKEYMQYLEGIDPKLLDGVSYTRSVNMNWLVKDGDKAAALDKSKITVAPYPSKQGSDSGSYLEQYYDLLEGKFPTEKTDLVLIVDQYNRLTNAAVDALGLDYEAKSINLSDLVGTQLKLINNNDYYKKNGEQFVVNAAGGDLKDLYNSPKAVTLNIVGVLRAQEGSRISTLSPGLVYSDELAASFIADAKESEIVLAQEKADINVLTGQGLSDGLTGSGSTGPMGGSVMMNAGQTAAAGMAAPTKENALAALGATDIPSAVSLYPIDFSAKESVNAYLDKWNEGKAEEDQVQYTDLAAIVTNISGGIMDGITMVLIAFAAISLVVSLIMIAIITYISVMERTKEIGVLRALGARKKDITRVFNAETFIIGACSGILGIGITYLLTIPVNAVLYNLTELKNVAQLNPLHALILGVISVLLTMLGGAIPAKMAAKKDPVTALRSE; encoded by the coding sequence ATGCTGCAATTAAAAAACATCACCAAGAGCTACAAGACCGGGGAATTCACTCAAGTCGCACTGGATAAAGTAAATCTTAATTTCAGAGAAAGTGAGTTCGTTGCGATTCTGGGCCAGAGCGGCTCGGGCAAGACCACGCTGCTCAACATCGTTGGCGGACTGGATCAGTATGACAGCGGAGAGCTGATCATTAACGGCCAATCTACCGAGCGCTTCAAGGACAGCGAGTGGGATGCGTACCGCAATAACAGTGTCGGCTTTATTTTTCAGAGCTATAATCTGATCTCGCACTTAAGCATCACGGACAACGTGGAGATGGGGATGACACTCAGCGGGGTATCCTCAGCCGAGAAGCACCGTAAGGCGCTGGAGGTACTGGAGAAGGTCGGCCTTAAGGATCATGTGCACAAAAAGCCGAATCAGCTCTCGGGCGGACAGATGCAGCGTGTAGCCATCGCCCGGGCGCTCGCGAACAATCCCGATATTATCCTGGCCGATGAGCCTACCGGCGCCTTGGATTCGGAGACGAGTGAGCAGATCATGGAGCTGATCAAGACCATTGCCGAGGATAAGCTCGTCATCATGGTTACCCATAACCCGGAGCTGGCGGAGAATTATGCAGACCGCGTGATCCGCTTCTCAGATGGTCATGCGATCTCGGACAGCAATCCGCTGGCTACGCAGAAGACCTCAAGTGCGTACAAGCTGAAGCAGACAAGCATGAGTTTTTTCACAGCCCTGAAATTATCCGGCAAAAACATTGCCACCAAGAAATGGCGTACGGGGTTGACCGCTTTTGCCTCCAGTATCGGAATTATCGGTATTGCCCTGATCCTGTCCCTGTCCAATGGCTTCGACAAACAGATCAGCTCCTATGAGACCGGGGCCTTATCCAACTTCCCGATCTCCATCAACCAGACGGCGGTCAATCTGCAGAATGCGGGCCCTCCAGGCAAGGAGAACACGGAGCTTACCTCATACCCGACAGAGAAAAAGCTTTTCCCGTACGACCCGACTGTGAACTCAGCCATGCATGTGAATGTGCTGACCAAGGAGTATATGCAGTATCTGGAGGGGATTGATCCCAAGCTGCTGGACGGCGTCTCCTATACCCGCAGTGTGAATATGAATTGGCTGGTGAAGGACGGGGACAAGGCGGCAGCGCTGGATAAAAGCAAGATTACTGTAGCTCCCTACCCGAGCAAACAGGGCAGTGACTCGGGAAGCTACCTGGAGCAGTACTATGATCTGCTAGAGGGAAAGTTCCCTACAGAGAAGACGGATCTGGTGCTCATCGTCGATCAATACAACCGTCTGACTAATGCGGCAGTGGATGCGCTCGGGCTGGATTATGAAGCCAAGAGCATCAATCTGAGCGATTTGGTCGGAACACAGCTGAAATTGATCAATAACAATGACTATTATAAAAAGAATGGCGAACAGTTTGTGGTCAATGCAGCCGGAGGGGATCTGAAGGATCTCTATAACAGTCCCAAGGCGGTTACCCTTAACATTGTAGGTGTGCTGCGTGCGCAGGAAGGGTCGAGAATCTCAACACTGTCGCCCGGTCTGGTCTATTCGGATGAACTGGCGGCCTCCTTCATTGCCGATGCGAAAGAATCCGAGATTGTCCTGGCCCAAGAGAAGGCAGATATCAATGTATTAACGGGGCAGGGGCTGTCGGATGGCCTCACAGGCTCGGGTTCAACCGGCCCGATGGGCGGGTCTGTTATGATGAATGCGGGTCAGACAGCCGCTGCTGGTATGGCAGCGCCCACGAAGGAGAATGCCCTTGCAGCGCTGGGGGCCACGGATATTCCAAGTGCAGTCTCGCTGTATCCGATTGATTTCAGTGCGAAGGAATCCGTAAATGCTTATCTCGATAAATGGAATGAAGGCAAAGCGGAGGAGGATCAAGTGCAGTACACTGACCTTGCAGCGATTGTGACGAATATTTCCGGTGGAATTATGGACGGGATTACGATGGTGCTGATTGCTTTTGCGGCGATTTCCCTGGTGGTATCCCTGATCATGATTGCGATCATTACGTATATTTCCGTGATGGAACGTACGAAGGAGATCGGCGTATTGCGTGCACTGGGTGCCCGTAAGAAGGATATCACGCGGGTGTTCAATGCCGAGACCTTCATTATCGGGGCTTGCTCGGGGATTCTGGGCATCGGCATCACTTATCTGCTGACCATCCCGGTCAATGCGGTCCTCTACAACCTGACGGAGCTCAAAAATGTCGCCCAGCTGAATCCGCTCCACGCGCTCATTCTTGGTGTCATCAGCGTCCTGCTGACTATGCTTGGTGGAGCTATTCCGGCCAAGATGGCGGCGAAGAAGGACCCGGTGACTGCCCTGCGCAGTGAATAA